One genomic window of Struthio camelus isolate bStrCam1 chromosome 1, bStrCam1.hap1, whole genome shotgun sequence includes the following:
- the VEZT gene encoding vezatin isoform X6: protein MLPSWWKESSWLLWGLVLLVYAILRVWGTWRTAKLQMSLRKYCLQLEETVANSRAFTNLVRKALRLIQETEVISRGFTLVSAACPFNKAGQHPSQHLIGLRKAVYRSVRANFRASRLATLYMLKNYPLNSESDNVTNYICVVPFKELGLGLSEEQMSEEEAHNLTDGFSLPALKVLFQLWVGQSSEFFRRLVLLLSPANASPKPLISPERLPHHIFSDVTQGLPHTHAACLEELKRSYEFYRYFETQHQSGFERTTRTKQKSRELNSLHTAVRSLQLHLKALLNEVIILEDELEKLVSTKETHELTTEAHQVLEQKLKFIQPHIQASNSCWEEAISQVEKMNRRNPDKKGKLEASCDNIQRSTVPLIQPALHIEDKDPIPEEQELEAYVDDSDMDNECKKEDFYCFSQEERERQKREREESKRVLQELKSVLGFKASEAERQKWKQLLFSDHAAVKPLSPVEPLKLLNNLESPMNSDTENQDCSQSCDKSEERDSNLKVNVADKSRTVYLYEDPEMEKNKDGTTDESISTGADKRTYYQCEGEGEELTRSDVDGVEVSQPPFQDALHSKIKHRLAQLHISTDFNFTSGLAAQVAARSLTFTTMQEQTFEDDEDEEEEEKIQENENLMEECENEDRGSENEEKVQV, encoded by the exons GAAACAGTGGCAAATAGCCGAGCTTTTACTAATCTTGTGAGAAAAGCTCTGCGACTCATTCAAGAGACTGAAGTCATTTCCAGAGGATTTACCCT GGTCAGTGCCGCTTGCCCATTTAATAAAGCTGGACAGCATCCTAGTCAGCATCTTATTGGTCTCCGGAAAGCTGTTTATCGATCTGTCAGAGCCAACTTTCGAGCTTCAAGACTGGCTACTCTGTACATGctgaaaaa CTACCCTCTAAACTCCGAGAGCGACAATGTGACCAACTACATCTGTGTAGTCCCTTTTAAGGAGCTGGGGTTGGGGCTGAGTGAAGAGCAGATGTCTGAAGAGGAGGCACACAATCTCACAGATGGCTTCAGCTTGCCTGCGCTCAAG GTTCTGTTTCAGCTCTGGGTAGGGCAGAGCTCAGAATTCTTCAGGAGACTGGTACTGCTGCTATCTCCAGCCAATGCATCTCCTAAGCCCTTGATCTCCCCAGAACGTTTGCCTCATCATATTTTTTCTGATGTGACTCAAGGCCTACCTCATACACACGCTGCCTGCTTAGAGGAGCTTAAGCGAAGCTATGAGTTTTATCGGTACTTTGAAACTCAGCATCAGTCAGGTTTTGAACGGACaaccagaacaaaacagaagtcAAGAGAGCTGAACAGTCTGCACACAGCAGTTCGCAGCTTGCAGCTTCATCTCAAGGCACTGCTGAACGA GGTAATAATTCTTGAGGATGAACTTGAAAAACTTGTTAGCACTAAGGAGACGCATGAGTTAACAACAGAAGCCCATCAGGTTCTGGAACAAAAACTAAAGTTTATTCAGCCTCATATCCAGGCAAGCAACAGCTGCTGGGAAGAAGCTATTTCTCAGGTTGAAAAAATGAATCGAAGAAACCCAGATAAAAAAG GCAAACTTGAAGCTTCCTGTGACAACATACAGCGTTCTACAGTACCTTTAATACAGCCTGCCCTACACATTGAAGACAAAGATCCAATCCCTGAAGAGCAG gaatTGGAAGCATATGTTGATGATTCAGATATGGACAATGAAtgtaaaaaggaagatttttactgcttttcccaggaagagagagagagacaaaaacgGGAGAGAGAGGAATCCAAGCGGGTGTTACAAGAATTGAAATCTGTACTGGGATTTAAAGCTTCAGAAGCGGAAagacagaaatggaaacagcTGCTATTCAGTGACCATG cTGCAGTGAAACCCTTGTCACCTGTAGAACCACTGAAGCTACTAAATAATTTGGAATCACCTATGAATTCAGACACAGAAAATCAGGACTGCAGCCAAAGTTGTGATAAATCTGAAGAAAGAGACTCTAATCTAAAAGTGAATGTTGCTGATAAAAGCAGGACAGTATATTTGTATGAAGATCCTGagatggagaaaaacaaagaCGGTACTACTGATGAAAGTATTTCTACAGGGGCTGACAAAAGAACGTATTATCAGtgtgaaggggaaggagaagaactCACGCGGAGTGATGTGGATGGAGTGGAGGTTTCACAGCCTCCCTTTCAGGATGCATTGCATTCAAAAATCAAGCATAGGCTGGCCCAACTCCATATATCAACAGATTTTAACTTCACATCTGGTCTGGCTGCTCAAGTTGCTGCCAGGTCTCTTACTTTTACTACAATGCAAGAACAGACTTTTGAAGATGatgaggatgaggaggaagaagagaagattcAGGAGAATGAAAACCTTATGGAAGAGTGTGAGAATGAAGACAGAGgctctgaaaatgaagaaaaagtacaGGTCTGA